Proteins encoded by one window of Salvia splendens isolate huo1 chromosome 5, SspV2, whole genome shotgun sequence:
- the LOC121805590 gene encoding protein TIC 40, chloroplastic-like, whose product MENLGMLSSPKIVLGLSPNPRNSLISVSSKQFAALPNLLGKTGKSCRKSNPAHSVSVVSLFEPRKPTKTIVGEKVQRDCFASIASSGQQTSSVGVNPQISAPPTSQVGSPLFWIGVGVGFSALFSWVAGRVKKYAMEQALKTFTQQMNTQNSPFGNTAFGPGSPFPFPPPPPPQSTSPTSDSFKSGAPAASQSITDIPATKVEDPPSTSVNNKVEPQDAPKKYAFVDVSPEETVQKSAFEGYKESAQTDSPNSYSQQSEQVPQNGTPSNQGTRASDGPSTSNPLLSVDALEKMMEDPTVQKMVFPYLPEEMRNPTTFKWMLQNPVYRQQLQDMLNNMGGNPEWDNRMMDTLKNFDLSSPEIKQQFDQIGLTPDEVISKIMANPDVAMAFQNPRVQAAILDCSQNPLSIAKYQNDKEVMDVFNKISELFPGTSP is encoded by the exons ATGGAGAATTTGGGCATGCTTTCGTCACCCAAAATAGTATTAGGACTCTCCCCAAATCCCAGGAACTCACTGATTTCTGTTTCCAGCAAACAATTCGCAGCTCTTCCAAATTTACTCGGAAAAACTGGGAAAAGTTGCAGAAAGAGCAATCCTGCTCATTCTGTCTCTGTAGTTTCACTCTTCGAGCCGCGCAAACCCACAAAAACTATTG TGGGGGAGAAAGTTCAAAGGGATTGTTTTGCTAGCATTGCCTCTAGTGGCCAACAAACATCGTCTGTTGGTGTGAATCCACAGATTTCAGCTCCACCTACTTCTCAAGT GGGCTCACCTCTTTTCTGGattggtgttggtgttggttTCTCAGCACTTTTTTCATGG GTGGCTGGAAGAGTAAAG AAATATGCAATGGAACAAGCTCTCAAGACCTTCACACAACAGATGAATACCCAAAATAGTCCATTTGGAAACACTGCCTTTGGACCTGGCTCACCCTTCCCAtttccaccaccaccgccaccccAATCAACGAGTCCAACATCGGATTCATTCAAGAGTGGAGCTCCTGCAGCATCTCAATCAATAACTGATATACCTGCAACAAAAGTGGAGGATCCTCCGTCCACATCTGTCAATAATAAAGTAGAACCACAGGATGCACCAAAGAAATACG CTTTCGTAGATGTCTCCCCAGAGGAGACGGTGCAAAAAAGTGCTTTTGAAGGCTACAAGGAATCAGCTCAGACAGATTCACCCAATAGTTACTCACAGCAATCTGAGCAA GTTCCCCAAAATGGCACGCCTTCAAACCAAGGAACAAGGGCATCAGACGGTCCCTCCACTA GTAACCCCCTCTTGTCAGTGGATGCATTGGAGAAAATGATGGAAGATCCAACAGTGCAGAAAATGGTTTTCCC ATACCTGCCAGAGGAGATGAGGAATCCGACCACCTTTAAAT GGATGCTACAAAATCCAGTTTACCGTCAACAACTTCAAGATATGTt AAATAACATGGGTGGAAATCCTGAATGGGACAATCGCATGATGGATACGTTGAAGAACTTTGATCTCAGCAGCCCTGAGATCAAACAACAGTTTG ATCAAATAGGCCTCACTCCGGATGAAGTCATATCTAAAATCATGGCTAATCCTGACGTTGCTATGGCGTTTCAAAACCCAAGAGTTCAAGCAGCCATCTTAGAC TGCTCTCAGAACCCTCTAAGTATTGCCAAGTATCAAAATGACAAAGAG GTTATGGACGTGTTCAATAAAATATCTGAACTCTTCCCTGGAACTTCTCCTTAA
- the LOC121804425 gene encoding uncharacterized protein LOC121804425, with protein sequence MSRAMFMRIVNALEQRYLYFRFRHDAAGKPGHTPIQKCTAAIRQLAYGGAADMWDEYLHIGETTSLECLKYFCQAVIEVFGDQYLRKPTRKDCRDLLRMHGEQHGFPGMLGSIDCMHWEWRNCPAAWKGFYTTGYKGKNPTMILEAVADYRLWIWHAYFGIAGSNNDLNVLNSSPLFNEQCQGVGPAISFVANDNRHDMGYYLADGIYPRWPVFVKTIRCPGDEKKAYFAARQESARKDVERAFGVLQARWAAVRGPTRLWHVDCIADTMYACIIMHNMIVE encoded by the coding sequence atgagcagagccatgtttatgcgtattgttaacgccttggagcaacgatatctgtatttccgcttcaggcacgatgctgctggcaaacccggccacacaccaattcaaaagtgcactgcggcaatccggcagttggcttacggaggcgcggcagacatgtgggacgagtacctccacatcggtgagacgacttccctggaatgtttgaagtatttctgtcaagccgtgattgaagtattcggtgatcagtatctccgaaagcctacccgcAAAGATTGTCGGGATCTGCTGAGGATGCATGGGgagcagcatgggttcccgggaatgttaggcagcatagattgtatgcattgggagtggaggaactgtcccgctgcctggaaggggttctacacgaccggctacaagggaaagaatcccacgatgatcctcgaggccgtagctgattaccggctgtggatttggcatgcgtattttgggatagccggttcgaacaacgacctaaacgtcctcaactcgtcccccctattcaacgagcagtgccagggcgtcggtccggccatcagttttgtcgccaacgacaaccggcatgatatgggctactacttggcggatgggatataccctaggtggcccgtctttgtgaagacgatccgatgcccaggagatgagaagaaggcctactttgcggcacggcaggagtccgcgcgcaaggacgtggagcgcgcatttggtgtgctccaggctcgatgggcggcggttaggggtccaacgcgtttgtggcacgtcgactgcattgctgatacaatgtacgcctgtattatcatgcacaacatgattgtcgaa
- the LOC121805472 gene encoding alpha-(1,4)-fucosyltransferase-like — translation MQLKPINTLAVTLMLTATVIILFFTGFLQLPSADSALPSAKDSIFYSLSKSDSPEPFRDLFRAFMKWDSSVGCAQFRGMHRDLLANGSKISSLQNAAGGIECGELQMKHVSVLVKGWTWIPDNMDNLYSCRCGLSCLWTKSSLLADKPDALLFETTTPPVLRRDGDPLRVYMDLEAGRRRSGREDIFISYHAKDNVQSTYAGAVFHNNRNYQLSSDKNNDTLVYWSSSRCLPQRNQLAKKILSLLPSHSFGKCLNNVGGLDQALSFYPECVKDPNEKPKWWDHLHCAMSHYKFVLAIENTMTESYVTEKLFYALDSGAVPIYFGAPNVWDFIPPHSIIDGTQFSSIEQLASYVKSLANDPVAYAEYHAWRRCGVLGNYGKTRATSLDSLPCRLCEEVSRMNGRDAKAL, via the exons aTGCAACTAAAACCCATAAACACCTTGGCAGTGACACTGATGTTAACCGCTACGGTGATCATCCTCTTCTTCACCGGATTTCTCCAACTCCCATCTGCAGATTCTGCACTTCCATCAGCTAAAGATTCGATCTTCTACTCCCTTTCGAAATCCGATTCGCCAGAGCCCTTCAGAGATTTGTTCAGAGCGTTCATGAAATGGGATTCCTCTGTGGGCTGCGCCCAATTTAGGGGAATGCACCGAGATTTGCTGGCGAATGGGTCAAAGATCTCGTCTTTGCAGAATGCGGCGGGGGGAATTGAGTGTGGTGAGCTGCAGATGAAGCATGTCAGCGTTCTGGTCAAAGGGTGGACTTGGATTCCTGACAATATGGATAATTTGTATAGCTGTAGATGTGGGTTGAGCTGTTTATGGACCAAATCTTCTCTTCTTGCTGATAAACCTGATGCCCTTTTGTTTGAAACAACCACTCCCCCAGTTCTG AGACGGGATGGTGATCCACTTCGGGTGTATATGGATCTTGAAGCTGGTAGGAGGAGGTCAGGCCGCGAGGATATCTTTATTAGCTATCATGCTAAAGATAACGTCCAGTCGACTTATGCTGGGGCAGTTTTTCATAACAACAGAAATTATCAACTATCTTCTGACAAGAACAAT GACACTCTTGTTTATTGGTCTTCGTCTCGCTGCTTACCTCAAAGGAATCAACTTGCCAAGAAGATACTCAGCTTGTTGCCCTCCCACTCTTTTGGTAAGTGCTTGAACAATGTTGGAGGCCTCGACCAGGCACTCTCCTTCTACCCCGAGTGTGTGAAGGATCCCAACGAGAAACCTAAATGGTGGGATCATCTACATTGTGCCATGTCCCATTACAAGTTTGTCCTTGCAATCGAGAACACCATGACAGAGAGCTATGTGACGGAGAAACTCTTCTATGCTCTCGATTCCGGGGCTGTTCCCATATACTTTGGCGCCCCAAACGTCTGGGACTTCATACCTCCTCACTCCATAATAGACGGGACACAGTTCAGTTCTATTGAGCAGCTGGCCTCCTACGTGAAGTCCTTAGCTAATGATCCCGTTGCTTATGCTGAGTATCACGCATGGAGGAGATGTGGCGTTCTAGGTAACTATGGGAAGACTCGTGCCACTAGCCTCGACTCGTTGCCTTGCAGACTATGTGAAGAAGTGAGCAGGATGAATGGGAGAGATGCAAAGGCTTTGTAG